CGGAAACGACCTTAGCTGTTAAAACACACGGAGCCTCGAAAGCTGAAGTTACGGCAAATCCTGAAGAGCCTGCCAACTTGCCTCATCATCCAGTTAATGGCGAGGCGACACAGGCCGAAGCTTATGCCGAAGAAAACAGTATGTATGCCTTTAACGATTATTTTCTCGCCCGTGGCTTTGCTGTGGTTTATTCGGCAGGTGTTGGCACTCGCTATTCCGACGGCTTCCGGACAACCGGTGGCCCAGAAGAAACCGATGGTGCTGTTGCTGTCATCGAGTGGCTGACCGGTAAACGCCGCGCTTTTACGAACCGGACAGATGGTATTACCATCAAAGCTTGGTGGTCAACCGGTCTTGTCGCTATGACCGGCAAATCCTACCTGGCTACATTAGCCATGGCGGCGGCCACCACTGGGGTTGACGGTCTCAAGACAATTGTAGCCGACGCTGGCATTTCCAGCTGGTATGACTACTACCGTGAAAATGGTCTCGTAGTGGCCCCTGGTGGTTTCCAGGGTGAAGATGCGGATGTTCTGGCTGTGGATACCTTCTCCCGGCAAAAGTCCGGCGGCGACCTGATCAACATCAAACAAGCTTGGGAAAAGCATCTTGCTACGATCACTCACGATCAGGATCGAACAACTGGCGCTTACAACACATGGTGGGATGCGCGCAACTACCGGAAAAACGCTAACAAGGTCAGGGCAGATGTGGTGTTGATCCATGGTCTTAATGATTGGAACGTAAAACCTACAAACGCCATCAAGTTTTGGGAGGCCATCGCAGACCTGCCAATTCAAAAGAAACTGGTTTTGCATCAAGGCCAGCACGTTTACGTCCACAATGTTCGCTCATTAGATTTTCTAGATATGATGAATTTGTGGCTCACACATGAATTGCTTGGTGAGGCGAATGGCGCCGAAGATGTATTACCAAATGTTGTTGTGCAAGATAATGTTGCTGTTCAGACTTGGTCGGCCTATCAGAATTTTGCCAGCCCAGCAGCAGAGCATGTGACCAACACTCGCAATCTAAAAACGGATTTCGAGGCGGCCACGGATCAATTTACCGATCACGCAACAGCAACTTTTAATGCCCAGCATGATACCAGTGCCAGTTTCGAGACTGCCATCATCACCCCTAACAGTGCTTATGCCAATAGCCGCTTGTGGCTCACGCAGCCGCCACTTGAGCGCGACCAAACACTGGAAGGCATTCCGCACTTAGAGCTGACGCTGGCCATTGATGCCCCAACAGGTATTCTCAGTGTTCGCCTCATTGATTTAGGAATGGCCAAGCGATTCGGTGAAACCGCGGCAACGGTGGCCTTAAACGGTCTTCAACTTGGTTTTGATTATAAAACAACAGACATTCTCGAATTCAAACCAACGGCTAAACCGACACCAAGCAAGTTGATCTCGCTTGGCCATATCAACCTGCAAAATCCAAAAAATGCTTACGAAGTGCAAAGGATTACGCCCGGCCAACCGTTCCATATCAGTTTGGATCTCCAACCCACCCACTATCATCTGCCAGCTGGTCGTCAACTCGCTTTGGTCATTCATGGGGCAGATATGGCCCAAACCATTCGCCCGATCAAAACAACTCATTATCAAATTGATTTGGCTAATAGCAGCATCACGCTCCCTTACCGCATTTAACTTAATAGGATGCTCACCAGTTTTTTCATGCATGATGCATCAAAAAAGGAGATATCAAGCGCCGAGTCGGCCTGACATCTCCTTTTTTCTTACTTAACTGTTCAATCAACTTGCTTCAACGGTGACAGCAACAGCTTTTGGGTTGTCTGGTTTAGTAAAGCTCCAGATATTGTTGCCGTTCCCATTCAGAAACCTGCTGACGATAAGCGGACCATTCGAGGTTCTTTGAGTCCATGAAACTTTGATACAAATGTTTACCCAGGGCAGCCTTGACCACATCATCAGCCGCTAATGCCTTCAAAGCATTGTGCAAAGTTGATGGGAGGTCTTGAATATGATTTGCTTTC
This genomic window from Lacticaseibacillus paracasei subsp. paracasei contains:
- a CDS encoding Xaa-Pro dipeptidyl-peptidase, which produces MKLNQFARLTPDFKVQVAELKQIGLQADPDDAFSQSATDLFNAFFPEAYTLAAKEDKLAQVAVNMDQTLAAWLAKKPSKMTRRDFYNVALQLLGFEAFTDFDLNDPFKMMTATKLPSLDHDLTSTADLLKAVYLLLNTRTKHLVSYLDDLANRGFLKDFQKKQKKPTHLLFNGKVQQVFDARQAVREVVWIESDMDTDHDGQRDLLEATIYRPKATDQGLKVPVLFTANPYFHGTNDVTAVTHVPETTLAVKTHGASKAEVTANPEEPANLPHHPVNGEATQAEAYAEENSMYAFNDYFLARGFAVVYSAGVGTRYSDGFRTTGGPEETDGAVAVIEWLTGKRRAFTNRTDGITIKAWWSTGLVAMTGKSYLATLAMAAATTGVDGLKTIVADAGISSWYDYYRENGLVVAPGGFQGEDADVLAVDTFSRQKSGGDLINIKQAWEKHLATITHDQDRTTGAYNTWWDARNYRKNANKVRADVVLIHGLNDWNVKPTNAIKFWEAIADLPIQKKLVLHQGQHVYVHNVRSLDFLDMMNLWLTHELLGEANGAEDVLPNVVVQDNVAVQTWSAYQNFASPAAEHVTNTRNLKTDFEAATDQFTDHATATFNAQHDTSASFETAIITPNSAYANSRLWLTQPPLERDQTLEGIPHLELTLAIDAPTGILSVRLIDLGMAKRFGETAATVALNGLQLGFDYKTTDILEFKPTAKPTPSKLISLGHINLQNPKNAYEVQRITPGQPFHISLDLQPTHYHLPAGRQLALVIHGADMAQTIRPIKTTHYQIDLANSSITLPYRI